The following are encoded together in the Pedobacter sp. D749 genome:
- a CDS encoding MerR family transcriptional regulator, translating to MPYKERDINKMYYTMGEVTEMFNVNASQIRFYEKEFDILQPKKNKKGNRLFTPEDIENLKIIFNLVDEKGFTLKGAKDYLKNNKTGVRENQKIIDSLEKLKSFLVNLAEEL from the coding sequence ATGCCGTATAAAGAAAGAGACATTAATAAAATGTATTATACCATGGGTGAGGTGACTGAAATGTTTAATGTCAACGCATCGCAGATCCGTTTTTACGAGAAAGAATTCGATATTCTCCAACCCAAAAAAAACAAGAAAGGTAACCGCCTTTTCACACCAGAAGACATTGAAAACCTAAAAATTATTTTCAACCTGGTTGATGAAAAAGGTTTTACATTAAAAGGTGCCAAAGATTATTTGAAGAACAATAAAACAGGTGTTAGAGAGAATCAAAAGATTATTGATTCATTAGAAAAACTGAAAAGTTTTTTAGTAAACCTAGCAGAAGAACTTTAG
- a CDS encoding helix-hairpin-helix domain-containing protein, which yields MKIWYVLLPVPFSHFLVPKKHLGVGLSALFCSRLSQVNSFRDILFLSRDLIISWLTDFYHKFITGSGYAFKFLTVAFVMVGFMANAQTNTQETTIRDILESMAENLPDDYDMTELVDVLEKYRKHPINLNRTSVEELNTLVFLSPLQIGNFFTHLKENGPLADVLELQSIAGFDVKTIQMLLPFVTLTNIAEYEQLSFKNLVHAGENDLMMRLAQTLQKQRGYTDLPGNRYLGSPERFQMRYRYQYSSILSAAITLDKDAGEKFIGKPFDFYSGNIALFKLGKLKKLVVGDYTQQFGQGLTLWSGFSFGKGPDVTSVAKKDLGLRPYNSTNEYSFFRGAAATINLFKNVDITPFISFRNLDASQKLDAEGNLVQSTINQTGLHRTPTEIKNRGVLAQRVFGTTVQYAKNELTIGAIAYHTNYKNRFITQTAAYDRYSFTGKSLTNLGLYYNYTYKNMYLYGEGAKGLGGGFAYINGVLISLSSSVSAALTYRNYAKDYHSFFNQAVSESTEAVNEKGLYAGLNVNPNKHWAFSFYGDLFRFPWLKYRVDEPSKGYEVLAQAIYTPSKTLKILVRFKSENKQQNTDLDVPVNFLDPVKRKGYRTEANWQLNKNWHFQNRIEVSQYKKGSANREFGYLIYQDIDYSPMFAKLTGNVRFAYFNTASYNSRIYAYEDDVLYSFAFGLYNGRGFRTYLNLKYNIVKKLNVWIRYGLFVYKDVNTVGTYLDEIKGNKKSEMKVQVRYQF from the coding sequence ATGAAAATATGGTATGTATTGTTGCCTGTCCCTTTTTCTCATTTTTTAGTTCCCAAAAAGCATTTGGGTGTCGGTTTATCTGCATTATTTTGTAGTAGGCTGTCGCAAGTAAATTCCTTTAGAGATATCCTGTTCCTTAGCCGGGATCTGATCATCTCATGGCTAACTGACTTTTATCATAAATTTATAACTGGAAGTGGTTATGCATTTAAGTTTTTAACTGTTGCCTTTGTCATGGTTGGATTTATGGCAAATGCCCAAACTAACACACAGGAAACAACTATACGTGATATTTTGGAAAGCATGGCTGAAAACCTTCCGGATGATTACGATATGACCGAGTTGGTTGATGTTTTGGAGAAATATCGGAAACACCCAATTAACCTGAATCGCACTTCGGTAGAAGAATTGAATACTTTGGTATTCCTCTCTCCATTACAGATTGGTAATTTCTTTACACATTTAAAGGAAAATGGTCCGCTTGCGGATGTGCTTGAATTACAAAGCATTGCCGGCTTTGATGTTAAAACGATTCAAATGCTGCTCCCATTTGTAACATTAACCAATATTGCAGAATATGAACAGCTTAGTTTTAAAAACTTGGTACATGCTGGTGAAAATGACCTGATGATGCGTTTAGCACAAACTTTACAAAAACAACGAGGTTATACTGATTTACCAGGCAACAGGTATTTAGGTTCGCCAGAGCGATTTCAGATGCGATACCGGTATCAATACAGTTCAATTCTATCGGCAGCCATAACTTTAGATAAAGATGCCGGAGAAAAATTTATCGGTAAGCCTTTCGATTTTTATTCAGGAAATATTGCACTATTCAAATTAGGTAAATTAAAAAAATTGGTAGTTGGCGATTATACACAACAATTTGGTCAGGGCTTAACTTTATGGTCGGGTTTTTCTTTTGGCAAAGGACCTGATGTAACCAGTGTAGCTAAAAAAGATTTGGGTTTAAGGCCTTATAATTCTACAAACGAATATTCCTTTTTTAGAGGCGCTGCCGCAACGATTAATTTATTTAAGAATGTAGATATTACTCCTTTTATCTCGTTCCGTAATCTTGATGCGAGTCAAAAGTTAGATGCTGAAGGAAATTTAGTTCAGTCTACTATTAATCAAACTGGATTGCATAGAACGCCTACTGAGATTAAGAATAGAGGTGTTTTGGCACAGCGTGTATTTGGCACAACGGTTCAATATGCTAAAAACGAACTCACTATTGGTGCAATTGCTTACCATACCAATTATAAGAATCGTTTTATTACGCAAACTGCAGCTTACGATCGGTATAGTTTCACGGGTAAATCGTTAACTAATTTAGGTTTATATTATAATTATACCTATAAAAACATGTACCTCTATGGTGAAGGAGCAAAAGGTTTGGGTGGTGGCTTTGCCTATATTAACGGTGTACTCATTAGTTTGTCTTCATCGGTTTCTGCAGCCTTAACTTATCGCAATTATGCTAAAGATTACCACAGTTTCTTTAATCAGGCAGTATCCGAATCAACCGAAGCCGTAAATGAAAAGGGATTGTATGCCGGCTTAAATGTTAACCCGAATAAACATTGGGCTTTTTCTTTCTATGGTGATTTATTTCGGTTCCCCTGGTTAAAATACCGTGTTGATGAGCCTTCAAAGGGTTACGAAGTTTTAGCCCAGGCAATTTATACACCAAGCAAAACCCTTAAAATTTTAGTTCGATTTAAATCAGAAAATAAACAACAAAATACAGATCTGGATGTTCCCGTAAATTTTTTAGACCCTGTTAAAAGAAAAGGTTACCGGACAGAGGCAAATTGGCAACTGAACAAGAATTGGCATTTTCAAAACCGGATAGAGGTTTCTCAATATAAGAAAGGAAGTGCAAACAGGGAATTTGGCTATCTCATTTATCAGGATATTGACTATTCGCCAATGTTCGCTAAGCTAACCGGCAATGTAAGATTTGCCTATTTCAATACGGCGAGTTACAACAGTAGAATTTATGCATATGAAGATGATGTTTTATACAGTTTTGCTTTTGGATTGTATAATGGAAGAGGTTTCAGAACCTACCTCAACCTGAAATACAATATAGTTAAAAAATTAAATGTATGGATCCGATATGGGTTATTTGTTTATAAGGACGTAAATACAGTAGGTACTTATCTGGACGAAATTAAGGGTAATAAAAAATCGGAAATGAAAGTTCAAGTACGCTATCAATTTTAA